The Triticum aestivum cultivar Chinese Spring chromosome 7B, IWGSC CS RefSeq v2.1, whole genome shotgun sequence genome window below encodes:
- the LOC123163097 gene encoding L10-interacting MYB domain-containing protein isoform X1, giving the protein MSSNKVADHWCLSERQGHHLQSNGAIDLELDGGTASLHPEIGVTKGNTRVKWSPQMADRWCLSERQGHHLQSNGAIDLELHGGTTSLHPEIGLTKVNTRAKWSHQMKLFLVRLLKDYDVPGFRTHNAWSKEAWTNIVSRLNQRFDQSFTLNQVKQKEQDLKRDYRNVKELLDQSGFGWDKDRKMVDAPDNVWASFAARKNNKDVLQWKERSFPLYEELAPLYEGRYAEGRTRRGLDHYTRKRKHAPVPSSQSTQVTDLYQSPSPTMPAAGESDMQFTLDEKLDEFNLDSPPHLSTPIQHVQAPPRSTQMEKHDTRRGKKQKRGANDDFHEKYLKLKKEEIDRFAAIEEKKLEDPCTINKCITAVEGLEGLQLGDMLMASDIFKCKENREVFLSYSTNELRLAWLKREIARAQTTHQN; this is encoded by the exons ATGTCCAGCAACAAG GTAGCTGATCATTGGTGCCTGTCAGAGCGACAAGGTCATCATTTGCAATCCAATGGTGCAATTGATCTTGAACTTGATGGTGGGACTGCAAGTCTTCATCCAGAAATAG GAGTCACAAAAGGTAATACTCGAGTCAAATGGAGTCCCCAAATGGCTGATCGATGGTGCCTGTCAGAGCGACAAGGCCATCATCTGCAATCCAATGGGGCAATTGATCTTGAACTTCATGGTGGGACTACAAGTCTTCATCCAGAAATAG GACTCACAAAAGTTAATACTCGAGCCAAATGGAGTCACCAAATGAAGTTGTTCCTTGTTAGACTCTTAAAAGATTATGATGTGCCTGGTTTTCGGACACATAATGCTTGGAGTAAGGAGGCATGGACAAATATTGTTTCTCGACTAAATCAAAGGTTTGATCAATCATTTACTCTCAACCAAGTCAAACAAAAGGAGCAGGATCTGAAGAGAGACTATCGAAATGTTAAAGAATTGTTGGATCAAAGTGGCTTTGGATGGGATAAGGACAGAAAAATGGTTGATGCACCAGATAATGTTTGGGCAAGCTTTGCCGCTCGTAAGAACAACAAGGATGTCCTGCAATGGAAAGAAAGGTCATTCCCCCTTTATGAAGAATTAGCTCCACTCTATGAAG GTCGTTATGCTGAAGGGAGAACTCGTCGAGGCTTGGACCATTATACTAGGAAGAGGAAGCATGCACCAGTTCCCTCATCACAATCGACACAAGTGACGGATCTGTATCAATCACCATCACCTACCATGCCAGCTGCCGGTGAGTCAGATATGCAGTTTACATTAGATGAAAAACTTGACGAGTTCAATTTGGATTCTCCCCCGCACCTATCTACACCTATTCAGCATGTGCAAGCCCCGCCAAGATCTACACAAATGGAGAAACATGACACTAGGCGTGGGAAAAAACAGAAACGTGGTGCTAATGATGATTTCCATGAGAAGTATCTAAAACTGAAGAAGGAAGAAATTGATCGATTTGCTGCAATTGAGGAGAAGAAGCTAGAGGACCCCTGCACCATCAACAAGTGCATCACAGCAGTTGAAGGGTTGGAAGGTTTACAACTAGGAGATATGTTGATGGCATCAGATATCTTCAAATGCAAGGAGAACAGGGAAGTTTTCTTGTCATATTCTACTAATGAACTACGACTGGCTTGgcttaaaagagagattgcgcgtGCCCAAACTACCCATCAAAATTAG
- the LOC123163099 gene encoding uncharacterized protein isoform X2, with protein MYSVRRGPRGRKGRLVDEHTHEVSSSELEHTSTDLSQFDALPLISPPPTLQSADRVEEHSTKARSCEPGGTSADLSKVEGISLNVTSPAYESTDGVVVHASNIDSSALDSTNAKQPAVQEALSLKSEETWREINEYLAEHTYSDIWEALVAVKNGFCDPPKKVSYPNKQSSEKLALPDSPESPHRLDAQSFQTKIHSHTWMFLSEEAPDLCTLQVPMVWRIYRTNH; from the exons ATGTATTCAGTCCGAAGGGGACCTCGAGGCAGAAAAGGACGACT GGTGGATGAGCATACCCATGAGGTGAGCAGCAGTGAGCTTGAACATACAAGTACAGACCTGTCTCAGTTCGACGCCCTGCCGCTGATTAGCCCACCTCCTACACTTCAATCAGCTGATAG GGTTGAGGAACATTCTACCAAGGCGAGAAGCTGTGAGCCTGGCGGTACAAGTGCGGACCTGTCAAAAGTTGAGGGCATTTCGCTGAATGTCACATCTCCTGCATATGAATCAACTGATGG GGTTGTGGTGCATGCCAGCAACATAGACAGCAGTGCGCTTGATTCTACAAATGCGAAGCAACCAGCTGTTCAGGAAGCATTATCCTTGAA GTCAGAAGAAACGTGGCGGGAAATAAATGAATACCTTGCTGAGCATACATATAGTGACATCTGGGAGGCCTTGGTTGCTGTGAAAAATGGCTTCTGCGACCCACCCAAAAAGGTTTCCTACCCCAACAAACAGTCATCAGAAAAGCTTGCGTTACCTGATTCACCAGAGTCTCCACATCGATTGGATGCTCAATCCTTTCAGACAAAAATACA TTCGCATACATGGATGTTCCTGTCAGAAGAAGCACCTGACTTATGCACCTTGCAAGTCCCTATG GTGTGGAGAATCTACAGAACAAATCACTAA
- the LOC123163097 gene encoding L10-interacting MYB domain-containing protein isoform X3 — MSSNKVADHWCLSERQGHHLQSNGAIDLELDGGTASLHPEIGVTKGNTRVKWSPQMADRWCLSERQGHHLQSNGAIDLELHGGTTSLHPEIGLTKVNTRAKWSHQMKLFLVRLLKDYDVPGFRTHNAWSKEAWTNIVSRLNQRFDQSFTLNQVKQKEQDLKRDYRNVKELLDQSGFGWDKDRKMVDAPDNVWASFAARKNNKDVLQWKERSFPLYEELAPLYEGRYAEGRTRRGLDHYTRKRKHAPVPSSQSTQVTDLYQSPSPTMPAAACASPAKIYTNGET; from the exons ATGTCCAGCAACAAG GTAGCTGATCATTGGTGCCTGTCAGAGCGACAAGGTCATCATTTGCAATCCAATGGTGCAATTGATCTTGAACTTGATGGTGGGACTGCAAGTCTTCATCCAGAAATAG GAGTCACAAAAGGTAATACTCGAGTCAAATGGAGTCCCCAAATGGCTGATCGATGGTGCCTGTCAGAGCGACAAGGCCATCATCTGCAATCCAATGGGGCAATTGATCTTGAACTTCATGGTGGGACTACAAGTCTTCATCCAGAAATAG GACTCACAAAAGTTAATACTCGAGCCAAATGGAGTCACCAAATGAAGTTGTTCCTTGTTAGACTCTTAAAAGATTATGATGTGCCTGGTTTTCGGACACATAATGCTTGGAGTAAGGAGGCATGGACAAATATTGTTTCTCGACTAAATCAAAGGTTTGATCAATCATTTACTCTCAACCAAGTCAAACAAAAGGAGCAGGATCTGAAGAGAGACTATCGAAATGTTAAAGAATTGTTGGATCAAAGTGGCTTTGGATGGGATAAGGACAGAAAAATGGTTGATGCACCAGATAATGTTTGGGCAAGCTTTGCCGCTCGTAAGAACAACAAGGATGTCCTGCAATGGAAAGAAAGGTCATTCCCCCTTTATGAAGAATTAGCTCCACTCTATGAAG GTCGTTATGCTGAAGGGAGAACTCGTCGAGGCTTGGACCATTATACTAGGAAGAGGAAGCATGCACCAGTTCCCTCATCACAATCGACACAAGTGACGGATCTGTATCAATCACCATCACCTACCATGCCAGCTGCCG CATGTGCAAGCCCCGCCAAGATCTACACAAATGGAGAAACATGA
- the LOC123163099 gene encoding uncharacterized protein isoform X1 — protein sequence MYSVRRGPRGRKGRLVDEHTHEVSSSELEHTSTDLSQFDALPLISPPPTLQSADRVEEHSTKARSCEPGGTSADLSKVEGISLNVTSPAYESTDGVVVHASNIDSSALDSTNAKQPAVQEALSLKSEETWREINEYLAEHTYSDIWEALVAVKNGFCDPPKKVSYPNKQSSEKLALPDSPESPHRLDAQSFQTKIQCGESTEQITKNGKLWMEKEVMKAFKKCIIVKEGLTGVDFELDELLHQCFSVETYDKIFHHYNFT from the exons ATGTATTCAGTCCGAAGGGGACCTCGAGGCAGAAAAGGACGACT GGTGGATGAGCATACCCATGAGGTGAGCAGCAGTGAGCTTGAACATACAAGTACAGACCTGTCTCAGTTCGACGCCCTGCCGCTGATTAGCCCACCTCCTACACTTCAATCAGCTGATAG GGTTGAGGAACATTCTACCAAGGCGAGAAGCTGTGAGCCTGGCGGTACAAGTGCGGACCTGTCAAAAGTTGAGGGCATTTCGCTGAATGTCACATCTCCTGCATATGAATCAACTGATGG GGTTGTGGTGCATGCCAGCAACATAGACAGCAGTGCGCTTGATTCTACAAATGCGAAGCAACCAGCTGTTCAGGAAGCATTATCCTTGAA GTCAGAAGAAACGTGGCGGGAAATAAATGAATACCTTGCTGAGCATACATATAGTGACATCTGGGAGGCCTTGGTTGCTGTGAAAAATGGCTTCTGCGACCCACCCAAAAAGGTTTCCTACCCCAACAAACAGTCATCAGAAAAGCTTGCGTTACCTGATTCACCAGAGTCTCCACATCGATTGGATGCTCAATCCTTTCAGACAAAAATACA GTGTGGAGAATCTACAGAACAAATCACTAAAAACGGGAAACTATGGATGGAGAAGGAagtcatgaaggcttttaagaagtGCATCATAGTAAAGGAGGGATTGACT GGTGTGGACTTTGAACTAGATGAGCTTCTGCATCAGTGTTTCAGTGTGGAGACATATGACAAGATCTTCCACCACTATAACTTTACGTGA
- the LOC123163098 gene encoding putative nuclease HARBI1 isoform X1 — MDPSYSRRSKSEDEFALFVLPTLEEPSHSSRRPMHTSILTGARRVNEILNGHEDLCKRHFRMEIDIFQALVQKLRENDRLVDGRDVSVEEQVAIFLYALSKNATNDTLADWFQHSGQTISCYFGEVLNAITELYSVYIRPPSLHPHPILSKQKFYPFFMDCIGAIDGTHIPLELPVHEQEPYRNRKQTLSQNVMVACDFDLKFVHVHAGWEGSASDARVLQDALNHGFQVPPGKFYLVDVGYANTPQFLAPYRGTRYHLQEQGRVRQRPRNYKELFNLRHAQLRNHIERTIDIVKMRFPILRVASHYSVTKQIDISVASCVLHNFIRLHNGDLSWPENTAVEIDQEQFVDVPSGDHKYHNDIHAFNYSREAGNQKGEDIAQQMWAQYVSQRS, encoded by the exons ATGGATCCAAGCTACAGTCGTAGATCAAAAAGTGAGGATGAATTTGCTCTTTTTGTTCTTCCTACTTTAGAAGAACCCTCTCATTCCTCAAGAAGACCTATGCACACTTCAATACTTACAGGTGCACGACGTGTAAACGAAATTTTGAATGGGCATGAAGACCTATGCAAAAGGCACTTCAGAATGGAGATTGACATATTTCAAGCTTTGGTTCAAAAACTGCGCGAGAATGATCGCCTTGTTGATGGAAGAGATGTCTCAGTAGAAGAACAAGTTGCTATATTTTTGTATGCATTATCTAAGAATGCAACAAATGATACTTTGGCAGATTGGTTTCAGCATAGTGGACAAACAATAAGTTGCTATTTTGGAGAAGTGCTCAATGCAATTACAGAACTCTATTCTGTATATATACGTCCACCTTCCCTACACCCGCATCCAATCTTGAGTAAACAGAAGTTCTACCCCTTTTTTATG GACTGCATCGGTGCTATAGATGGTACACATATTCCATTGGAATTACCTGTTCATGAGCAAGAACCATATCGCAATAGGAAGCAAACATTGTCACAAAATGTTATGGTAGCATGCGATTTTGATTTAAAGTTTGTGCATGTACATGCTGGTTGGGAGGGATCAGCTTCAGATGCAAGAGTCCTACAAGATGCACTTAACCATGGGTTTCAAGTACCCCCCGGAAAATTTTACCTTGTAGATGTTGGTTATGCAAATACACCACAATTTCTGGCACCATATCGTGGTACTAGGTACCACCTGCAAGAACAAGGGAGAGTTCGCCAAAGGCCAAGAAATTACAAGGAATTATTCAACCTACGGCATGCACAACTCCGAAACCATATCGAGAGGACTATTGATATAGTAAAAATGAGATTTCCAATATTGAGAGTGGCTTCACATTACTCTGTTACCAAACAAATTGACATATCAGTTGCTAGTTGTGTGCTTCACAATTTCATACGTTTGCATAATGGAGATCTATCTTGGCCTGAGAATACTGCTGTGGAGATTGACCAAGAACAATTTGTTGATGTGCCAAGTGGAGATCACAAGTATCATAATGACATACATGCATTTAATTACTCTAGAGAAGCTGGGAATCAAAAGGGAGAAGATATAGCACAACAAATGTGGGCACAGTATGTATCACAAAGATCATAG
- the LOC123163098 gene encoding putative nuclease HARBI1 isoform X2, whose translation MDPSYSRRSKSARRVNEILNGHEDLCKRHFRMEIDIFQALVQKLRENDRLVDGRDVSVEEQVAIFLYALSKNATNDTLADWFQHSGQTISCYFGEVLNAITELYSVYIRPPSLHPHPILSKQKFYPFFMDCIGAIDGTHIPLELPVHEQEPYRNRKQTLSQNVMVACDFDLKFVHVHAGWEGSASDARVLQDALNHGFQVPPGKFYLVDVGYANTPQFLAPYRGTRYHLQEQGRVRQRPRNYKELFNLRHAQLRNHIERTIDIVKMRFPILRVASHYSVTKQIDISVASCVLHNFIRLHNGDLSWPENTAVEIDQEQFVDVPSGDHKYHNDIHAFNYSREAGNQKGEDIAQQMWAQYVSQRS comes from the exons ATGGATCCAAGCTACAGTCGTAGATCAAAAA GTGCACGACGTGTAAACGAAATTTTGAATGGGCATGAAGACCTATGCAAAAGGCACTTCAGAATGGAGATTGACATATTTCAAGCTTTGGTTCAAAAACTGCGCGAGAATGATCGCCTTGTTGATGGAAGAGATGTCTCAGTAGAAGAACAAGTTGCTATATTTTTGTATGCATTATCTAAGAATGCAACAAATGATACTTTGGCAGATTGGTTTCAGCATAGTGGACAAACAATAAGTTGCTATTTTGGAGAAGTGCTCAATGCAATTACAGAACTCTATTCTGTATATATACGTCCACCTTCCCTACACCCGCATCCAATCTTGAGTAAACAGAAGTTCTACCCCTTTTTTATG GACTGCATCGGTGCTATAGATGGTACACATATTCCATTGGAATTACCTGTTCATGAGCAAGAACCATATCGCAATAGGAAGCAAACATTGTCACAAAATGTTATGGTAGCATGCGATTTTGATTTAAAGTTTGTGCATGTACATGCTGGTTGGGAGGGATCAGCTTCAGATGCAAGAGTCCTACAAGATGCACTTAACCATGGGTTTCAAGTACCCCCCGGAAAATTTTACCTTGTAGATGTTGGTTATGCAAATACACCACAATTTCTGGCACCATATCGTGGTACTAGGTACCACCTGCAAGAACAAGGGAGAGTTCGCCAAAGGCCAAGAAATTACAAGGAATTATTCAACCTACGGCATGCACAACTCCGAAACCATATCGAGAGGACTATTGATATAGTAAAAATGAGATTTCCAATATTGAGAGTGGCTTCACATTACTCTGTTACCAAACAAATTGACATATCAGTTGCTAGTTGTGTGCTTCACAATTTCATACGTTTGCATAATGGAGATCTATCTTGGCCTGAGAATACTGCTGTGGAGATTGACCAAGAACAATTTGTTGATGTGCCAAGTGGAGATCACAAGTATCATAATGACATACATGCATTTAATTACTCTAGAGAAGCTGGGAATCAAAAGGGAGAAGATATAGCACAACAAATGTGGGCACAGTATGTATCACAAAGATCATAG
- the LOC123163097 gene encoding L10-interacting MYB domain-containing protein isoform X2, whose protein sequence is MSSNKVADHWCLSERQGHHLQSNGAIDLELDGGTASLHPEIGLTKVNTRAKWSHQMKLFLVRLLKDYDVPGFRTHNAWSKEAWTNIVSRLNQRFDQSFTLNQVKQKEQDLKRDYRNVKELLDQSGFGWDKDRKMVDAPDNVWASFAARKNNKDVLQWKERSFPLYEELAPLYEGRYAEGRTRRGLDHYTRKRKHAPVPSSQSTQVTDLYQSPSPTMPAAGESDMQFTLDEKLDEFNLDSPPHLSTPIQHVQAPPRSTQMEKHDTRRGKKQKRGANDDFHEKYLKLKKEEIDRFAAIEEKKLEDPCTINKCITAVEGLEGLQLGDMLMASDIFKCKENREVFLSYSTNELRLAWLKREIARAQTTHQN, encoded by the exons ATGTCCAGCAACAAG GTAGCTGATCATTGGTGCCTGTCAGAGCGACAAGGTCATCATTTGCAATCCAATGGTGCAATTGATCTTGAACTTGATGGTGGGACTGCAAGTCTTCATCCAGAAATAG GACTCACAAAAGTTAATACTCGAGCCAAATGGAGTCACCAAATGAAGTTGTTCCTTGTTAGACTCTTAAAAGATTATGATGTGCCTGGTTTTCGGACACATAATGCTTGGAGTAAGGAGGCATGGACAAATATTGTTTCTCGACTAAATCAAAGGTTTGATCAATCATTTACTCTCAACCAAGTCAAACAAAAGGAGCAGGATCTGAAGAGAGACTATCGAAATGTTAAAGAATTGTTGGATCAAAGTGGCTTTGGATGGGATAAGGACAGAAAAATGGTTGATGCACCAGATAATGTTTGGGCAAGCTTTGCCGCTCGTAAGAACAACAAGGATGTCCTGCAATGGAAAGAAAGGTCATTCCCCCTTTATGAAGAATTAGCTCCACTCTATGAAG GTCGTTATGCTGAAGGGAGAACTCGTCGAGGCTTGGACCATTATACTAGGAAGAGGAAGCATGCACCAGTTCCCTCATCACAATCGACACAAGTGACGGATCTGTATCAATCACCATCACCTACCATGCCAGCTGCCGGTGAGTCAGATATGCAGTTTACATTAGATGAAAAACTTGACGAGTTCAATTTGGATTCTCCCCCGCACCTATCTACACCTATTCAGCATGTGCAAGCCCCGCCAAGATCTACACAAATGGAGAAACATGACACTAGGCGTGGGAAAAAACAGAAACGTGGTGCTAATGATGATTTCCATGAGAAGTATCTAAAACTGAAGAAGGAAGAAATTGATCGATTTGCTGCAATTGAGGAGAAGAAGCTAGAGGACCCCTGCACCATCAACAAGTGCATCACAGCAGTTGAAGGGTTGGAAGGTTTACAACTAGGAGATATGTTGATGGCATCAGATATCTTCAAATGCAAGGAGAACAGGGAAGTTTTCTTGTCATATTCTACTAATGAACTACGACTGGCTTGgcttaaaagagagattgcgcgtGCCCAAACTACCCATCAAAATTAG